The following proteins are co-located in the Mycolicibacterium goodii genome:
- the dnaE gene encoding DNA polymerase III subunit alpha: MSGTDGRSSGSFVHLHNHTEYSMLDGAAKIAPMLAEAQRLEMPAIGMTDHGNMFGASEFYNSATKAGIKPIIGIEAYIAPASRFDTKRVTWGDPSQKGDDVSGSGAYTHMTMVAENATGLRNLFKLSSLASFEGQLGKWSRMDAEIIAEHAEGIIATTGCPSGEVQTRLRLGHEREALAAAAKWREIFGPENFFLELMDHGLDIERRVREGLLEIGRKLGIPPLATNDCHYVTREAARNHEALLCVQTGKTLSDPTRFKFDGDGYFLKSAEEMRALWDSQVPGACDSTLLIGERVQSYADVWEPRDRMPVFPVPQGHDQASWLGHEVTAGLERRFGGGPVPEEYTKRAEYEIKVICDKGFPSYFLIVADLINYARSVGIRVGPGRGSAAGSLVAYALGITNIDPIPHGLLFERFLNPERPSAPDIDIDFDDRRRGEMLRYAANKWGSERVAQVITFGTIKTKAALKDSARVNFGQPGFAIADRITKALPPPIMAKDIPLSGITDPNHERYKEAAEVRGLIDTDPDVRTIYETARGLEGLVRNAGVHACAVIMSSEPLIDAIPLWKRPQDGAVITGWDYPSCEAIGLLKMDFLGLRNLTIIGDAIANIKANRGIDLDLESLPLDDPAAYELLSRGDTLGVFQLDGGPMRDLLRRMQPTGFNDIVAVLALYRPGPMGMNAHNDYADRKNGRQPIKPIHPELEEPLKEILAETYGLIVYQEQIMFIAQKVASYTMGKADALRKAMGKKKLEVLEAEYKGFKEGMTANGFSEAAVKALWDTILPFAGYAFNKSHAAGYGLVSYWTAYLKANYPAEYMAGLLTSVGDDKDKAAVYLADCRRLGITVLPPDVNESEHNFASVGDDIRFGLGAIRNVGANVVSSLITTRTEKGKFTDFSDYLNKIDITACNKKVTESLIKAGAFDSLGHPRKGLFLVHTDAVDSVLGTKKAEAMGQFDLFGGDGADTDTGYSAFAIKVPDEEWEDKHKLALEREMLGLYVSGHPLNGVAHLLANQVDTQIPAILDGDVANDAQVLVGGILASVNRRVNKNGLPWASAQLEDLTGGIEVLFFPQTYSLYGADIADDVVVLVKAKVAARDDRIALIAHELIVPDFTSAQADRPLAVSLPTRQCTIDKVTALKQVLANHPGTSQVHLRLISGERITTLELDQSLRVTPSSALMGDLKALLGPGCLG; encoded by the coding sequence ATGAGCGGCACAGACGGACGGTCCTCGGGGTCTTTTGTACACCTGCACAACCACACTGAGTACTCGATGCTGGACGGCGCCGCGAAGATCGCCCCCATGCTGGCCGAGGCGCAGCGGCTGGAGATGCCTGCGATCGGCATGACCGACCACGGGAACATGTTCGGCGCCAGCGAGTTCTACAACTCGGCCACCAAGGCGGGTATCAAACCCATCATCGGGATCGAGGCGTACATCGCACCCGCTTCCCGGTTCGACACCAAGCGCGTCACGTGGGGTGATCCGAGCCAGAAGGGCGACGACGTCTCCGGCAGCGGTGCGTACACGCATATGACGATGGTGGCCGAGAACGCCACCGGGCTGCGCAATCTGTTCAAGCTGTCCTCGCTGGCCTCGTTCGAGGGGCAGCTGGGCAAGTGGTCCCGGATGGACGCCGAGATCATCGCCGAGCACGCCGAGGGCATCATCGCCACCACGGGCTGCCCGTCGGGTGAGGTGCAGACCCGGCTGCGCCTTGGCCACGAGCGGGAGGCGCTGGCGGCCGCGGCCAAATGGCGCGAGATCTTCGGGCCGGAGAACTTCTTCCTGGAGTTGATGGACCACGGCCTCGACATCGAGCGCCGGGTCCGGGAGGGCCTGCTGGAGATCGGGCGCAAGCTCGGCATCCCGCCGCTGGCGACCAACGACTGCCACTACGTCACACGTGAAGCCGCCCGCAACCACGAGGCGTTGCTGTGCGTGCAGACCGGCAAGACCCTGTCGGATCCCACGCGGTTCAAGTTCGACGGCGACGGCTACTTCCTCAAGTCCGCCGAGGAGATGCGCGCGCTGTGGGACAGCCAGGTGCCCGGCGCGTGCGATTCGACGCTGCTGATCGGTGAGCGCGTTCAGTCCTACGCCGACGTGTGGGAACCCCGCGACCGGATGCCGGTCTTCCCGGTGCCCCAGGGCCACGATCAGGCGTCGTGGCTCGGCCACGAGGTGACGGCCGGTCTGGAGCGGCGGTTCGGCGGCGGACCGGTGCCCGAGGAGTACACCAAGCGTGCCGAGTACGAGATCAAGGTCATCTGCGACAAGGGTTTTCCGTCCTACTTCCTCATCGTCGCCGACCTGATCAACTACGCGCGTTCGGTCGGTATCCGGGTCGGGCCCGGCCGTGGTTCGGCGGCGGGCTCGCTCGTCGCGTATGCCCTCGGCATCACCAACATCGACCCGATCCCGCACGGCCTGCTGTTCGAGCGGTTCCTCAACCCCGAGCGCCCGTCGGCACCCGATATCGACATCGACTTCGACGACCGGCGCCGCGGCGAGATGCTGCGCTACGCCGCCAACAAGTGGGGCAGCGAACGCGTCGCCCAGGTCATCACCTTCGGTACCATCAAAACCAAAGCGGCACTGAAGGATTCGGCCCGGGTCAATTTCGGCCAGCCCGGGTTCGCGATCGCCGACCGGATCACGAAGGCGCTGCCGCCGCCGATCATGGCCAAGGACATCCCGCTCTCGGGCATCACCGACCCGAACCACGAGCGGTACAAGGAGGCCGCCGAGGTCCGCGGTCTGATCGACACCGATCCGGATGTCCGCACCATCTACGAGACCGCCCGCGGCCTGGAAGGCCTGGTCCGCAACGCGGGCGTGCACGCGTGCGCGGTGATCATGAGCTCCGAGCCGCTGATCGACGCGATCCCGCTGTGGAAGCGCCCGCAGGACGGTGCGGTCATCACCGGCTGGGACTATCCGTCGTGTGAGGCCATCGGCCTGCTGAAGATGGACTTCCTGGGGCTGCGGAACCTCACGATCATCGGCGACGCGATCGCCAACATCAAGGCCAACCGGGGCATCGATCTCGACTTGGAGTCGCTGCCGCTCGACGACCCGGCGGCCTACGAGCTGCTGTCCCGCGGTGACACCCTGGGGGTGTTCCAGCTCGACGGCGGGCCCATGCGCGACCTGCTGCGCCGCATGCAGCCGACGGGCTTCAACGACATCGTCGCGGTGCTCGCGCTGTACCGTCCGGGACCCATGGGCATGAACGCCCACAACGACTACGCCGACCGCAAGAACGGCAGGCAGCCGATCAAGCCGATCCACCCCGAGCTCGAAGAACCGCTCAAGGAGATCCTGGCCGAGACGTACGGCCTGATCGTCTACCAAGAGCAGATCATGTTCATCGCGCAGAAGGTCGCCTCCTACACCATGGGCAAGGCCGACGCGCTGCGAAAAGCCATGGGCAAGAAGAAGCTTGAGGTGCTCGAGGCCGAGTACAAGGGCTTCAAGGAGGGCATGACCGCCAACGGGTTCTCCGAGGCCGCGGTCAAGGCGCTGTGGGACACGATCCTCCCGTTCGCCGGCTACGCATTCAACAAGTCGCACGCCGCGGGCTACGGCCTGGTGTCCTATTGGACGGCCTACCTGAAGGCCAACTATCCCGCCGAGTACATGGCGGGCCTGCTCACGTCGGTCGGCGACGACAAGGACAAGGCCGCGGTCTACCTGGCGGACTGCCGCAGGCTCGGCATCACGGTGCTGCCGCCCGACGTCAACGAGTCCGAGCACAACTTCGCCTCGGTCGGCGACGACATCCGCTTCGGTCTCGGGGCCATCCGCAACGTCGGCGCGAACGTCGTCTCGTCGCTGATCACCACGCGCACCGAGAAGGGCAAGTTCACCGACTTCTCCGACTACCTCAACAAGATCGACATCACGGCCTGCAACAAGAAGGTCACCGAATCACTGATCAAGGCAGGCGCTTTCGACTCGCTGGGGCATCCCCGCAAGGGCCTGTTCCTGGTGCACACCGACGCCGTCGACTCGGTGCTCGGCACCAAGAAGGCCGAGGCGATGGGGCAGTTCGACCTGTTCGGCGGGGATGGAGCGGACACCGACACCGGGTACTCCGCGTTCGCGATCAAGGTGCCCGATGAGGAGTGGGAGGACAAGCACAAGCTCGCGCTCGAACGCGAGATGCTCGGCCTCTACGTGTCCGGGCACCCGCTCAACGGTGTCGCGCATCTGCTGGCCAACCAGGTCGACACCCAGATCCCGGCGATCCTCGACGGTGACGTCGCCAACGACGCCCAGGTGCTGGTCGGCGGGATCCTCGCCTCGGTGAACCGCCGCGTGAACAAGAACGGTCTGCCGTGGGCATCGGCCCAGTTGGAGGACCTCACGGGTGGTATCGAGGTGCTGTTCTTCCCGCAGACCTACTCGCTGTACGGCGCCGACATCGCCGACGACGTGGTCGTGCTGGTCAAGGCCAAGGTCGCCGCGCGCGACGACCGGATCGCCCTGATCGCGCACGAGCTGATCGTGCCGGACTTCACGAGTGCCCAGGCCGACCGCCCGCTCGCGGTGAGCCTGCCGACCCGCCAGTGCACGATCGACAAGGTCACCGCGCTCAAGCAGGTGCTGGCCAATCACCCCGGCACATCGCAGGTGCACCTGCGGCTCATCAGCGGTGAGCGGATCACCACGCTCGAGCTCGACCAGTCGCTGCGGGTGACACCGTCGTCGGCGCTGATGGGCGACCTCAAGGCGCTGCTCGGCCCGGGCTGCCTCGGCTGA
- a CDS encoding PPOX class F420-dependent oxidoreductase has product MPRTDHALDELRRSRYALLRSHRRDGTAVDTPIWFVLQDRTLVFRTKIGPKTRRLSAHPEVTLTPCDHRGRTTGATQVTGRATLLAGDDADKANRALHQRYGWQWNIVPLLRIPGVTNVHRDLPLREKLRRARARKLWPDSAIVRIDLDA; this is encoded by the coding sequence ATGCCACGAACAGACCACGCACTCGACGAACTACGCCGATCCCGATACGCCCTGCTTCGCAGCCATCGCCGCGACGGCACCGCCGTCGACACCCCCATCTGGTTCGTACTGCAGGACCGCACCCTGGTGTTCCGCACCAAGATCGGGCCGAAGACCCGACGACTCAGCGCGCATCCCGAGGTCACGCTGACCCCGTGCGACCACCGCGGCCGTACCACCGGCGCGACGCAGGTCACCGGGCGCGCCACACTGCTGGCCGGCGACGACGCGGACAAGGCCAACCGCGCCCTGCACCAGCGCTACGGCTGGCAGTGGAACATCGTGCCGCTGTTGCGGATTCCCGGCGTCACCAACGTGCACCGCGACCTTCCGCTGCGCGAGAAGCTGCGCCGCGCCCGCGCCCGCAAGCTGTGGCCCGACAGCGCGATCGTGCGCATCGACCTCGACGCATAG
- a CDS encoding MerR family transcriptional regulator, with amino-acid sequence MADRLTIGEVARRTGVAPTALRYYEKVGLLPAPERTGGRRRYDESILVRLEVIRLCKAAGFSLEEIALLMDDDTPGRPVARALAQAKLAEIDAQMASLARARTIVEWGMQCTCPSIDACTCGIHRSVPA; translated from the coding sequence ATGGCCGACCGGCTGACGATCGGTGAGGTCGCCCGCCGAACGGGCGTGGCGCCGACGGCCCTGAGGTACTACGAGAAGGTCGGGCTGCTCCCGGCGCCGGAACGGACCGGCGGCCGGCGCCGCTACGACGAGTCGATCCTGGTGCGTCTCGAGGTCATCCGGCTGTGCAAGGCCGCCGGATTCTCGCTCGAGGAGATCGCGTTGCTGATGGACGACGACACACCGGGGCGGCCGGTGGCCCGCGCTCTCGCGCAGGCCAAGCTCGCCGAGATCGACGCCCAGATGGCGTCACTGGCACGGGCCCGCACCATCGTCGAGTGGGGGATGCAGTGCACGTGTCCGTCGATCGATGCCTGCACGTGCGGAATTCACCGCAGCGTCCCGGCCTGA
- the rarD gene encoding EamA family transporter RarD translates to MSAPNRSGVLYGASAYIWWGLCPGFFVLLLPAGALEVVAHRIVWSTVFLLLVVALARRLGDLRRMSRRTWLQLLAASALISVNWGTYIFAVTTGHVVDAALGYFINPLVSVALGVIIFRERINRWQGVSLALAIVAVAILTVEVGEPPYIAVVLAVSFGVYGLVKKVVQADPRVSVAVETLLALPVAGGYLIVLEVLGRGHFITENSWHPVLMVLSGVVTAVPLLLFAAAAQRLPMVTLGLLFYLNPAMQMVWGVFIGHEPMPVGRWIGFALIWTALAVMTFGTLRVRRTDVVADTPQTQPATPS, encoded by the coding sequence GTGAGTGCCCCGAACCGCTCCGGGGTGCTCTACGGCGCGAGCGCCTACATCTGGTGGGGCCTGTGTCCCGGCTTCTTCGTCCTGCTGCTTCCCGCGGGGGCGCTTGAGGTGGTGGCGCACCGCATCGTGTGGAGCACGGTGTTCCTGTTGCTGGTGGTCGCCCTGGCGCGCAGGCTCGGTGATCTTCGCAGGATGTCGCGGCGCACGTGGCTGCAGTTGCTCGCGGCCTCGGCGCTGATCTCGGTCAACTGGGGCACCTACATCTTCGCCGTGACCACGGGCCACGTCGTGGACGCGGCGCTCGGCTACTTCATCAATCCGCTGGTGAGCGTCGCGCTCGGGGTGATCATCTTCCGCGAACGCATCAACCGCTGGCAGGGCGTATCGCTCGCGCTGGCCATCGTCGCGGTCGCGATCCTGACCGTCGAGGTCGGTGAACCGCCGTACATCGCGGTCGTGCTTGCGGTGTCGTTCGGGGTGTACGGCCTGGTGAAAAAGGTGGTGCAGGCCGATCCGCGGGTGAGTGTCGCGGTCGAGACCCTGTTGGCGCTGCCCGTGGCGGGCGGGTACCTGATCGTCCTGGAGGTGCTCGGGCGCGGGCACTTCATCACCGAGAATTCCTGGCATCCGGTGCTGATGGTGTTGTCCGGTGTGGTGACCGCGGTTCCGCTGCTGCTGTTCGCCGCGGCCGCGCAGCGGTTGCCGATGGTGACGTTGGGTCTGTTGTTCTACCTCAACCCGGCGATGCAGATGGTGTGGGGCGTGTTCATCGGTCACGAGCCCATGCCGGTGGGCCGCTGGATCGGTTTCGCGCTGATCTGGACGGCCCTGGCCGTGATGACTTTCGGGACGTTGCGGGTCCGCAGAACCGACGTCGTGGCCGACACCCCGCAGACGCAACCCGCAACTCCGTCCTGA
- a CDS encoding TetR/AcrR family transcriptional regulator, which translates to MTDAGEPRPRRAPGRPVGADSAQTRAHIMRVGCEIINERGFAALTFQGIARRSGLSRPTLNYYFATREELFGALVHEGNAVVQECIAAAKQQEHPLDRLRALLDALGEAWNTDPTLTLFLVNARLEAGRNPALPNAIAGAIRDFLDDVVADAVVDGSLPAHTDPAPIAQLLHAMLWGVGLWCGYAGVPDGRLVTKQLENAIASGLLTDSRRASLRRNEGGSENTRCDTPKSVGAGQ; encoded by the coding sequence ATGACCGATGCCGGGGAACCGCGGCCGCGTCGCGCACCTGGCAGACCGGTGGGCGCGGATTCGGCGCAGACCAGGGCGCACATCATGCGCGTCGGGTGCGAGATCATCAACGAACGTGGCTTCGCGGCGCTCACCTTCCAGGGGATCGCCAGGCGGTCCGGGCTGAGCAGGCCGACGCTCAACTACTACTTCGCCACCAGGGAGGAACTGTTCGGCGCGCTCGTGCACGAGGGCAACGCCGTCGTGCAGGAGTGCATCGCCGCGGCAAAGCAGCAGGAACATCCGCTGGACCGGCTCAGGGCCCTGCTCGACGCGCTCGGCGAGGCCTGGAACACCGACCCCACGCTGACCCTCTTCCTGGTCAACGCCCGCCTGGAGGCGGGCCGAAACCCCGCGCTGCCGAACGCCATCGCGGGCGCGATCCGGGATTTCCTCGACGACGTGGTCGCCGATGCCGTCGTCGACGGCTCACTGCCTGCCCACACCGATCCGGCCCCGATCGCCCAGTTGCTGCACGCCATGCTGTGGGGCGTGGGACTGTGGTGCGGATACGCGGGCGTCCCGGACGGCAGGCTGGTAACCAAGCAACTGGAAAATGCCATCGCCAGTGGATTGCTGACCGATTCGAGGCGCGCCTCGTTACGCCGGAATGAGGGCGGATCGGAAAACACGCGATGCGACACGCCGAAGAGTGTCGGTGCCGGCCAATAG